The proteins below are encoded in one region of Cololabis saira isolate AMF1-May2022 chromosome 11, fColSai1.1, whole genome shotgun sequence:
- the LOC133455342 gene encoding sarcoplasmic/endoplasmic reticulum calcium ATPase 2 isoform X2 codes for MDNAHTKTVEEVFSCFSVNESTGLSADEVKKQRELFGPNELPAEEGKSLWELVIEQFEDLLVRILLLAACISFVLAWFEEGEETVTAFVEPFVILLILIANAIVGVWQERNAENAIEALKEYEPEMGKVYRQDRKSVQRIKARDIVPGDIVEVAVGDKVPADIRLTSIKSTTLRVDQSILTGESVSVIKHTDPVPDPRAVNQDKKNMLFSGTNIAAGKAVGVVVATAGNTEIGKIRDEMAATEQERTPLQQKLDEFGQQLSKVITLICIAVWIINIGHFNDPVHGGSWIRGAVYYFKIAVALAVAAIPEGLPAVITTCLALGTRRMAKKNAIVRSLPSVETLGCTSVICSDKTGTLTTNQMSVCRMFIIDKAGGDQCSLKEFTITGSTYAPDGEVFHNGKPVKCSQYDALVELASICALCNDSSLDYNEAKGVYEKVGEATETALTCLAEKMNVFDTDVKGLSKIERANACNSVIKQLMKKEFTLEFSRDRKSMSVYCTPNKAHSSAGKMFVKGAPEGVIDRCTHIRVGSNKMPMTPGIKEKILSVIREYGTGRDTLRCLALATRDNPLRKEDLALEDSTRFIEYETDLTFVGCVGMLDPPRAEVAASIRLCRLAGIRVIMITGDNKGTAVAICRRIGIFGEDADVSTMAFTGREFDDLSLAAQKEAVIKARCFARVEPAHKSKIVEYLQSFDEITAMTGDGVNDAPALKKAEIGIAMGSGTAVAKTASEMVLADDNFSTIVAAVEEGRAIYNNMKQFIRYLISSNVGEVVCIFLTAALGFPEALIPVQLLWVNLVTDGLPATALGFNPPDLDIMSKPPRNAREPLISGWLFFRYLIIGCYVGAATVGAAAWWFVAAEDGPRLTFYHLSHFLQCGPENPDFQDVDCKIFESPYPMTMALSVLVTIEMCNALNSVSENQSLLRMPPWENVWLLGAICLSMSLHFLILYVEPLPIIFQITPLNLIQWLMVLKISLPVILLDEMLKFAARNYLEPGWLS; via the exons ATGGACAACGCGCACACCAAGACGGTGGAGGAAGTGTTCAGCTGCTTCTCCGTGAACGAGAGCACCGGGCTGAGCGCGGACGAGGTGAAGAAACAGCGGGAGCTGTTCGGACCCAACG agctgccagctGAGGAGG GCAAATCTCTTTGGGAATTGGTGATTGAACAGTTTGAAGATTTGCTTGTAAGGATCCTTTTACTTGCTGCCTGCATATCCTTC GTTCTGGCCTGGTTTGAAGAGGGAGAGGAAACTGTTACAGCCTTCGTGGAGCCTTTTGTTATCCTCCTTATTCTCATAGCAAATGCAATTGTTGGAGTTTGGCAG GAGCGAAATGCAGAAAATGCCATTGAAGCACTTAAAGAGTATGAGCCCGAGATGGGAAAGGTATACCGCCAAGACAGGAAGAGCGTCCAGAGAATCAAGGCCAGGGACATTGTGCCTGGGGACATTGTGGAGGTGGCTG TTGGAGATAAAGtgcctgcagacatcaggctgactTCTATCAAATCAACAACACTAAGGGTTGACCAATCAATTCTTACAG GGGAGTCTGTGTCTGTAATCAAACACACAGACCCGGTTCCCGACCCACGTGCCGTCAACCAGGACAAGAAAAACATGCTCTTTTCT GGAACCAACATCGCAGCTGGAAAGGCTGTTGGTGTGGTGGTGGCCACAGCTGGCAACACAGAAATAGGCAAAATCCGAGATGAGATGGCTGCCACTGAGCAGGAGCGCACCCCACTACAGCAGAAGCTGGATGAGTTTGGACAGCAGCTATCCAAG GTTATCACATTGATCTGCATTGCTGTATGGATCATCAATATTGGTCACTTCAATGACCCTGTCCATGGAGGTTCCTGGATTCGAGGCGCAGTCTATTACTTTAAGATTGCTGTAGCTTTGGCTGTCGCTGCTATTCCCGAAG GTCTTCCTGCTGTTATCACTACTTGCTTGGCTTTAGGAACGCGGCGAATGGCCAAGAAGAATGCCATTGTCCGCAGTTTGCCCTCCGTGGAGACCCTGGGCTGTACATCTGTCATCTGCTCTGACAAGACTGGCACACTGACCACTAATCAGATGTCTGTGTGCAGG atGTTTATCATTGATAAGGCAGGTGGTGATCAATGTTCATTGAAGGAATTCACCATTACTGGTTCCACATATGCCCCAGATGGAGAAGT GTTTCATAATGGCAAACCAGTGAAATGTTCCCAGTATGACGCCTTAGTGGAGCTGGCCTCCATCTGTGCTCTCTGTAATGACTCCTCACTGGACTACAATGAG GCCAAAGGTGTGTACGAGAAAGTGGGTGAGGCCACAGAGACGGCTCTCACGTGCCTGGCGGAAAAGATGAACGTGTTTGATACAGACGTCAAAGGCCTCTCCAAGATTGAGAGAGCTAACGCCTGTAACTCT gttaTCAAGCAGCTGATGAAGAAAGAGTTTACCCTGGAATTTTCCAGAGACAGGAAATCTATGTCTGTATACTGCACTCCCAATAAAGCACATTCCTCTGCTGGCAAGATGTTTgttaag GGTGCACCAGAGGGAGTGATTGACAGATGCACACACATCCGTGTAGGCAGTAACAAGATGCCCATGACCCCTGGCATCAAAGAAAAGATCCTGTCTGTGATCAGAGAGTACGGGACTGGCCGGGACACCCTGCGTTGTCTGGCACTGGCCACCCGTGATAACCCCCTGCGCAAAGAGGACCTGGCATTGGAGGACTCCACTCGTTTTATAGAGTATGAG ACTGATCTGACATTTGTGGGCTGTGTTGGCATGCTGGATCCTCCCAGAGCAGAAGTGGCTGCCTCTATTAGACTTTGTCGTCTTGCAGGCATTAGAGTGATTATGATCACCGGCGACAACAAGG GCACAGCAGTGGCTATTTGCAGACGTATTGGTATCTTTGGAGAAGATGCTGATGTTTCCACTATGGCCTTCACTGGCAGAGAATTTGATGATCTCTCACTTGCTGCACAAAAAGAAGCTGTGATCAAGGCTCGCTGCTTTGCCCGTGTTGAGCCTGCTCATAAATCCAAGATTGTCGAATATCTGCAATCTTTTGATGAGATTACAGCGATG ACTGGTGATGGTGTAAATGATGCCCCTGCTCTAAAGAAGGCAGAGATTGGCATTGCCATGGGATCAGGAACAGCCGTGGCCAAGACGGCCTCAGAGATGGTGCTGGCTGACGACAACTTTTCCActattgttgcagcagttgaGGAAGGCAGAGCCATTTACAACAACATGAAGCAGTTCATAAGATACCTGATCTCTTCAAATGTGGGCGAAGTTGTCTG CATCTTCCTGACTGCAGCTCTGGGGTTCCCTGAAGCCCTCATCCCCGTTCAGCTGCTTTGGGTCAACCTGGTGACCGATGGTTTGCCTGCCACCGCTTTAGGCTTCAACCCACCAGACTTGGACATCATGAGCAAACCTCCACGCAATGCTCGGGAACCCCTCATCTCAGGATGGCTCTTCTTTAGATACCTCATCATTGGAT GTTATGTTGGAGCTGCCACTGTTGGTGCTGCTGCCTGGTGGTTTGTTGCTGCTGAAGATGGACCAAGGCTCACCTTTTATCATCTG AGCCACTTCCTGCAATGTGGTCCAGAAAATCCAGACTTCCAGGATGTAGACTGTAAGATCTTTGAGTCCCCGTATCCTATGACCATGGCTCTGTCAGTGCTGGTCACCATTGAGATGTGCAATGCCCTGAACAG CGTGTCGGAGAACCAGTCCCTTCTGCGCATGCCTCCCTGGGAGAACGTGTGGCTGCTGGGAGCAATCTGCCTCTCCATGTCTCTGCACTTCCTTATCCTCTACGTGGAGCCTCTGCCA ATCATTTTCCAGATTACCCCTTTGAATCTGATACAGTGGCTAATGGTGCTCAAGATCTCTCTGCCCGTCATTCTACTCGATGAAATGCTAAAGTTTGCTGCTAGAAACTACCTGGAGCCTG GTTGGCTCTCATGA
- the LOC133455342 gene encoding sarcoplasmic/endoplasmic reticulum calcium ATPase 2 isoform X1 — MDNAHTKTVEEVFSCFSVNESTGLSADEVKKQRELFGPNELPAEEGKSLWELVIEQFEDLLVRILLLAACISFVLAWFEEGEETVTAFVEPFVILLILIANAIVGVWQERNAENAIEALKEYEPEMGKVYRQDRKSVQRIKARDIVPGDIVEVAVGDKVPADIRLTSIKSTTLRVDQSILTGESVSVIKHTDPVPDPRAVNQDKKNMLFSGTNIAAGKAVGVVVATAGNTEIGKIRDEMAATEQERTPLQQKLDEFGQQLSKVITLICIAVWIINIGHFNDPVHGGSWIRGAVYYFKIAVALAVAAIPEGLPAVITTCLALGTRRMAKKNAIVRSLPSVETLGCTSVICSDKTGTLTTNQMSVCRMFIIDKAGGDQCSLKEFTITGSTYAPDGEVFHNGKPVKCSQYDALVELASICALCNDSSLDYNEAKGVYEKVGEATETALTCLAEKMNVFDTDVKGLSKIERANACNSVIKQLMKKEFTLEFSRDRKSMSVYCTPNKAHSSAGKMFVKGAPEGVIDRCTHIRVGSNKMPMTPGIKEKILSVIREYGTGRDTLRCLALATRDNPLRKEDLALEDSTRFIEYETDLTFVGCVGMLDPPRAEVAASIRLCRLAGIRVIMITGDNKGTAVAICRRIGIFGEDADVSTMAFTGREFDDLSLAAQKEAVIKARCFARVEPAHKSKIVEYLQSFDEITAMTGDGVNDAPALKKAEIGIAMGSGTAVAKTASEMVLADDNFSTIVAAVEEGRAIYNNMKQFIRYLISSNVGEVVCIFLTAALGFPEALIPVQLLWVNLVTDGLPATALGFNPPDLDIMSKPPRNAREPLISGWLFFRYLIIGCYVGAATVGAAAWWFVAAEDGPRLTFYHLSHFLQCGPENPDFQDVDCKIFESPYPMTMALSVLVTIEMCNALNSVSENQSLLRMPPWENVWLLGAICLSMSLHFLILYVEPLPIIFQITPLNLIQWLMVLKISLPVILLDEMLKFAARNYLEPGKELEKPSSSKGCSLFACMEGISWPFVAISLPLVLWIYSCDTNMADMFMS, encoded by the exons ATGGACAACGCGCACACCAAGACGGTGGAGGAAGTGTTCAGCTGCTTCTCCGTGAACGAGAGCACCGGGCTGAGCGCGGACGAGGTGAAGAAACAGCGGGAGCTGTTCGGACCCAACG agctgccagctGAGGAGG GCAAATCTCTTTGGGAATTGGTGATTGAACAGTTTGAAGATTTGCTTGTAAGGATCCTTTTACTTGCTGCCTGCATATCCTTC GTTCTGGCCTGGTTTGAAGAGGGAGAGGAAACTGTTACAGCCTTCGTGGAGCCTTTTGTTATCCTCCTTATTCTCATAGCAAATGCAATTGTTGGAGTTTGGCAG GAGCGAAATGCAGAAAATGCCATTGAAGCACTTAAAGAGTATGAGCCCGAGATGGGAAAGGTATACCGCCAAGACAGGAAGAGCGTCCAGAGAATCAAGGCCAGGGACATTGTGCCTGGGGACATTGTGGAGGTGGCTG TTGGAGATAAAGtgcctgcagacatcaggctgactTCTATCAAATCAACAACACTAAGGGTTGACCAATCAATTCTTACAG GGGAGTCTGTGTCTGTAATCAAACACACAGACCCGGTTCCCGACCCACGTGCCGTCAACCAGGACAAGAAAAACATGCTCTTTTCT GGAACCAACATCGCAGCTGGAAAGGCTGTTGGTGTGGTGGTGGCCACAGCTGGCAACACAGAAATAGGCAAAATCCGAGATGAGATGGCTGCCACTGAGCAGGAGCGCACCCCACTACAGCAGAAGCTGGATGAGTTTGGACAGCAGCTATCCAAG GTTATCACATTGATCTGCATTGCTGTATGGATCATCAATATTGGTCACTTCAATGACCCTGTCCATGGAGGTTCCTGGATTCGAGGCGCAGTCTATTACTTTAAGATTGCTGTAGCTTTGGCTGTCGCTGCTATTCCCGAAG GTCTTCCTGCTGTTATCACTACTTGCTTGGCTTTAGGAACGCGGCGAATGGCCAAGAAGAATGCCATTGTCCGCAGTTTGCCCTCCGTGGAGACCCTGGGCTGTACATCTGTCATCTGCTCTGACAAGACTGGCACACTGACCACTAATCAGATGTCTGTGTGCAGG atGTTTATCATTGATAAGGCAGGTGGTGATCAATGTTCATTGAAGGAATTCACCATTACTGGTTCCACATATGCCCCAGATGGAGAAGT GTTTCATAATGGCAAACCAGTGAAATGTTCCCAGTATGACGCCTTAGTGGAGCTGGCCTCCATCTGTGCTCTCTGTAATGACTCCTCACTGGACTACAATGAG GCCAAAGGTGTGTACGAGAAAGTGGGTGAGGCCACAGAGACGGCTCTCACGTGCCTGGCGGAAAAGATGAACGTGTTTGATACAGACGTCAAAGGCCTCTCCAAGATTGAGAGAGCTAACGCCTGTAACTCT gttaTCAAGCAGCTGATGAAGAAAGAGTTTACCCTGGAATTTTCCAGAGACAGGAAATCTATGTCTGTATACTGCACTCCCAATAAAGCACATTCCTCTGCTGGCAAGATGTTTgttaag GGTGCACCAGAGGGAGTGATTGACAGATGCACACACATCCGTGTAGGCAGTAACAAGATGCCCATGACCCCTGGCATCAAAGAAAAGATCCTGTCTGTGATCAGAGAGTACGGGACTGGCCGGGACACCCTGCGTTGTCTGGCACTGGCCACCCGTGATAACCCCCTGCGCAAAGAGGACCTGGCATTGGAGGACTCCACTCGTTTTATAGAGTATGAG ACTGATCTGACATTTGTGGGCTGTGTTGGCATGCTGGATCCTCCCAGAGCAGAAGTGGCTGCCTCTATTAGACTTTGTCGTCTTGCAGGCATTAGAGTGATTATGATCACCGGCGACAACAAGG GCACAGCAGTGGCTATTTGCAGACGTATTGGTATCTTTGGAGAAGATGCTGATGTTTCCACTATGGCCTTCACTGGCAGAGAATTTGATGATCTCTCACTTGCTGCACAAAAAGAAGCTGTGATCAAGGCTCGCTGCTTTGCCCGTGTTGAGCCTGCTCATAAATCCAAGATTGTCGAATATCTGCAATCTTTTGATGAGATTACAGCGATG ACTGGTGATGGTGTAAATGATGCCCCTGCTCTAAAGAAGGCAGAGATTGGCATTGCCATGGGATCAGGAACAGCCGTGGCCAAGACGGCCTCAGAGATGGTGCTGGCTGACGACAACTTTTCCActattgttgcagcagttgaGGAAGGCAGAGCCATTTACAACAACATGAAGCAGTTCATAAGATACCTGATCTCTTCAAATGTGGGCGAAGTTGTCTG CATCTTCCTGACTGCAGCTCTGGGGTTCCCTGAAGCCCTCATCCCCGTTCAGCTGCTTTGGGTCAACCTGGTGACCGATGGTTTGCCTGCCACCGCTTTAGGCTTCAACCCACCAGACTTGGACATCATGAGCAAACCTCCACGCAATGCTCGGGAACCCCTCATCTCAGGATGGCTCTTCTTTAGATACCTCATCATTGGAT GTTATGTTGGAGCTGCCACTGTTGGTGCTGCTGCCTGGTGGTTTGTTGCTGCTGAAGATGGACCAAGGCTCACCTTTTATCATCTG AGCCACTTCCTGCAATGTGGTCCAGAAAATCCAGACTTCCAGGATGTAGACTGTAAGATCTTTGAGTCCCCGTATCCTATGACCATGGCTCTGTCAGTGCTGGTCACCATTGAGATGTGCAATGCCCTGAACAG CGTGTCGGAGAACCAGTCCCTTCTGCGCATGCCTCCCTGGGAGAACGTGTGGCTGCTGGGAGCAATCTGCCTCTCCATGTCTCTGCACTTCCTTATCCTCTACGTGGAGCCTCTGCCA ATCATTTTCCAGATTACCCCTTTGAATCTGATACAGTGGCTAATGGTGCTCAAGATCTCTCTGCCCGTCATTCTACTCGATGAAATGCTAAAGTTTGCTGCTAGAAACTACCTGGAGCCTGGTAAAGAGCTGGAGAAGCCTTCCAGCTCTAAGGGCTGCTCTCTGTTTGCATGTATGGAGGGTATTTCGTGGCCCTTTGTGGCCATTTCCCTCCCCTTGGTCCTCTGGATCTACAGCTGCGACACTAACATGGCCGACATGTTCATGTCCTGA